One window of the Rhizorhabdus dicambivorans genome contains the following:
- a CDS encoding GlcG/HbpS family heme-binding protein, whose translation MARISLEAAGDIIEAVFAKGAALGLKPLSAAILDAGGHLIAFARQDGASTLRPQIAVGKAAGALGLGVSSRAIGQMAVDRPTFVAALGSIVPSGIVPAAGGVIVVDAGGQPIGAVGVTGDTSDNDEIAALAGIAAAGLQAQA comes from the coding sequence ATGGCTCGCATCAGCCTGGAGGCGGCCGGGGACATTATTGAAGCCGTCTTTGCAAAAGGCGCAGCGTTGGGGTTGAAGCCGCTAAGCGCCGCCATACTGGACGCGGGGGGACATCTGATCGCATTCGCGCGGCAGGATGGAGCATCGACGTTGCGACCACAAATCGCGGTGGGCAAGGCGGCGGGCGCGCTTGGTCTGGGGGTCTCCAGCCGAGCGATAGGCCAGATGGCGGTCGATCGGCCGACGTTCGTCGCCGCGCTCGGGTCAATTGTGCCATCCGGCATCGTTCCAGCGGCGGGCGGTGTGATCGTCGTGGATGCTGGAGGCCAGCCGATCGGTGCGGTCGGCGTCACCGGCGACACCTCCGACAATGATGAGATCGCGGCCCTGGCCGGCATCGCCGCCGCTGGCCTCCAGGCGCAGGCATAA
- a CDS encoding DUF427 domain-containing protein — translation MTDPLILAPSADHPITIRPNPRRVVVEAGGQVVADSCEALILHEASYPAVQYIPLKHVMMASLRPSTHSTYCLYKGTAAYFDLLPLGDRGANAVWTYLSPYSVAGAIADHVAFYADRVEIRELECRS, via the coding sequence ATGACCGACCCTCTGATCCTCGCCCCGAGCGCCGACCATCCGATCACAATCAGGCCCAACCCGCGACGGGTCGTGGTCGAGGCCGGCGGCCAGGTCGTGGCTGATTCCTGCGAGGCGTTGATCCTCCACGAAGCGAGCTATCCCGCAGTTCAGTACATTCCCCTCAAACACGTGATGATGGCTTCGCTGCGGCCCTCCACGCATTCCACCTACTGCCTCTACAAGGGGACTGCGGCCTATTTCGATCTGCTTCCGCTGGGGGATCGAGGGGCAAACGCTGTGTGGACATACCTCAGTCCATACTCGGTGGCGGGCGCGATAGCAGACCATGTCGCCTTCTACGCGGACCGCGTCGAAATCAGGGAGCTGGAGTGTCGATCGTGA
- the istB gene encoding IS21-like element helper ATPase IstB → MPLPAIEAEPTSVPPAVLLANHLKALKLPTFVREYEKVAFEAAQDRADYPRYLLRLCELERIDRERRMVERRIRMARFPHTKSFDTFDFAAQPSLNKALVLELARGEWIERRRNVIALGPSGTGKTHTALALGLAACQKGHSVAFTTAAALVHDLMEARDERRLRSLQKHLASVKLLILDELGYVPFTAVGGELLFEVLSQRYERGSTLITSNLPFDEWTSVFGSERLTGALLDRLTHHVHILEMNGDSFRLASSRKRQKDKGEDK, encoded by the coding sequence ATGCCGCTGCCAGCCATCGAGGCCGAACCCACCAGCGTGCCGCCCGCTGTACTACTGGCCAACCATCTCAAAGCGCTCAAGCTGCCCACCTTTGTGCGCGAGTATGAGAAGGTCGCCTTCGAGGCCGCGCAGGATCGGGCCGATTACCCCCGCTATCTGCTGCGCCTGTGCGAACTTGAACGGATTGATCGCGAGCGCCGGATGGTGGAGCGCCGTATCCGCATGGCTCGCTTCCCGCACACCAAGAGCTTTGACACCTTCGACTTTGCAGCCCAGCCATCACTGAACAAGGCCTTGGTTCTGGAACTGGCGCGCGGTGAATGGATCGAGCGGCGGCGTAATGTCATTGCGCTGGGCCCCAGCGGCACCGGTAAGACCCACACCGCCCTCGCGCTAGGACTGGCTGCGTGCCAGAAAGGGCACAGCGTGGCCTTCACAACGGCCGCGGCGTTGGTCCATGACCTGATGGAGGCTCGCGACGAGCGTCGCTTGCGCAGCCTGCAAAAGCATCTGGCATCTGTAAAGCTGCTGATCCTCGACGAGTTGGGATATGTACCATTCACCGCCGTGGGCGGCGAGTTGCTGTTCGAGGTACTCAGCCAGCGCTATGAACGCGGCAGCACGCTGATCACCAGCAATCTGCCCTTCGATGAATGGACATCGGTGTTCGGCTCCGAACGCCTGACCGGCGCCCTGCTCGACCGGCTGACACACCACGTCCACATTCTCGAGATGAATGGTGACAGCTTCCGTCTCGCCAGCAGCCGCAAGCGCCAGAAGGACAAGGGGGAGGATAAATGA
- the istA gene encoding IS21 family transposase — MKRVELYQKVRRAVLIDGMSRRAAARYFGINRKTVDKMLCFPEPAAHGRSGQTYSRKLSGFTDIIDQILVDDRKVHIKQRHTAARIFERLRDEHGFTGGITIVRDYVAGAKLRSREVFIPLSHKPGHAQVDFGEADGIIDGKLVRFHYFCMDLPHSDAPFVKAYPAEVAEAFCEGHVAAFAFFGGIPQSILYDNTKLAVAQILGDGKRERSRMFSTLQSHYLFEDKFGRPGKGNDKGKVEGLVGYSRRHFMVPRPEAPSFDALNARFVEQCMERRQAILRGHERSIGDRLVADLAAFMPLPAVPFDPCHMVTGRASSMSLVRYRTNDYSVPTAYAHQEVVIKGYVDRVAIICGGELIAVHPRSYEREDFIANPLHYLALLEQKPRALDQAAPLDGWVLAEPMHRIRRLMEARSGKEGRREFIQVLRLCERFEQSLVEWAVARALEMGAISFDAIKMIALARLEQRVPRLDLQFYPHLPRANVGRTDPRTYMGLLSQAGTPATGVAA, encoded by the coding sequence ATGAAGAGAGTGGAGCTTTATCAGAAGGTCCGCCGCGCCGTGCTGATTGACGGGATGAGCCGTCGCGCTGCCGCCCGGTATTTTGGGATCAATCGCAAGACCGTCGACAAGATGCTGTGCTTTCCAGAGCCAGCAGCGCACGGCCGGAGCGGGCAAACCTACAGCCGCAAGCTGTCCGGATTTACCGACATCATTGACCAAATCCTGGTGGATGACCGCAAGGTTCACATCAAACAGCGACACACTGCCGCGCGTATTTTCGAGCGTCTGCGCGATGAACATGGCTTCACCGGCGGCATCACCATTGTTCGCGACTATGTGGCGGGCGCCAAGTTGCGCAGCCGCGAGGTGTTCATACCATTGAGCCACAAGCCGGGGCATGCGCAGGTGGATTTTGGTGAGGCGGACGGGATCATCGACGGCAAGTTGGTGCGGTTCCACTATTTCTGCATGGACCTGCCGCACAGCGATGCGCCGTTCGTTAAAGCCTATCCTGCCGAGGTGGCTGAGGCATTTTGCGAAGGGCACGTGGCGGCCTTTGCCTTCTTCGGCGGCATCCCGCAGTCGATCCTGTATGACAACACCAAGCTGGCAGTGGCGCAGATCCTGGGCGACGGGAAGCGCGAGCGCAGCCGGATGTTCTCGACCCTCCAGAGCCATTACCTGTTCGAAGACAAATTCGGGCGCCCCGGCAAGGGTAACGACAAGGGCAAGGTCGAGGGGCTGGTCGGTTATTCCCGGCGCCACTTCATGGTGCCGAGGCCAGAGGCGCCCAGCTTTGATGCGCTGAACGCGCGCTTTGTCGAACAATGCATGGAGCGACGACAGGCCATCTTGCGCGGGCATGAGCGCAGCATCGGTGACAGGCTGGTGGCTGATCTGGCGGCCTTTATGCCGCTACCGGCGGTGCCGTTCGATCCCTGCCATATGGTGACGGGGCGGGCCTCGTCGATGTCGCTGGTGCGCTATCGTACCAATGATTATTCGGTGCCGACGGCCTATGCCCACCAGGAGGTCGTAATCAAAGGCTATGTCGATCGGGTTGCGATCATCTGTGGCGGGGAGCTGATCGCAGTGCATCCGCGCAGCTATGAGCGGGAGGACTTCATTGCCAACCCGCTGCACTATCTGGCGCTGTTAGAACAGAAACCCCGCGCGCTTGATCAGGCAGCGCCGCTCGATGGCTGGGTGCTGGCTGAACCGATGCATCGCATCCGACGACTGATGGAGGCGCGCAGCGGCAAAGAGGGACGGCGCGAGTTCATCCAGGTGCTGCGGCTATGCGAACGCTTCGAGCAGTCCCTGGTGGAATGGGCAGTGGCCCGCGCGCTGGAGATGGGGGCAATCAGCTTCGATGCGATCAAGATGATCGCGCTGGCCCGCCTCGAACAGCGTGTGCCGCGCCTCGATCTGCAATTTTACCCGCATTTGCCGCGCGCGAATGTCGGGCGTACCGATCCGCGCACCTACATGGGCCTGCTCTCGCAGGCAGGCACTCCAGCGACGGGAGTGGCAGCATGA
- a CDS encoding spinster family MFS transporter: protein MMPATDGALADGPAIEARDINTGSDWSFATVYGLGFLTFVSAFNYLDRSLLGLALPQIKREMHVSDTVLGLVSGLAFVLFYSIMGVPIAWAADRWNRRNIITIGFAFWSLMTLLTGWVGNIWQLAVTRFLMGAGEACGIAPSNSMIADLFRAERRPFAYSIFGTATSISSILFFPIAGWIGQQYGWRQMFVAAGVPGLVLALIFVLTVREPVRGASEKRRYSTTTREPFWGSVRFLAGSRAYIALLGGATLMGLNVFGAAVWTPTFLTRVHHLSLGQVAATIGPIRGACGVAGVLLGGILIDRLGRRAPHWRMTLPAIACLIAGPAEAVFAFADDKSLWLSAFAVSGFFLLIHQGPVFAAVVTVARVRMRAVATSILLFCAALFGQAAGPLVIGFMNDTLRSSYGDNAIRYSMLFIAATAVLAGVLFLLAGRFIAADAERVTES, encoded by the coding sequence ATGATGCCGGCAACCGACGGAGCGCTGGCCGACGGGCCTGCGATCGAAGCAAGAGACATCAATACCGGGAGCGACTGGTCCTTCGCGACGGTCTACGGCTTGGGCTTTCTGACCTTCGTTTCAGCGTTCAACTATCTGGATCGCTCGCTGCTGGGCTTGGCGCTTCCGCAGATCAAGCGCGAGATGCATGTTTCGGATACCGTTCTTGGGCTCGTGTCCGGCCTCGCGTTCGTACTCTTTTACTCGATCATGGGTGTACCGATCGCCTGGGCGGCGGACCGCTGGAACAGGCGGAACATAATCACCATCGGTTTCGCCTTTTGGAGCTTGATGACGCTGCTTACCGGTTGGGTCGGCAACATCTGGCAACTCGCGGTCACACGTTTCCTGATGGGCGCGGGTGAGGCCTGTGGCATCGCCCCCTCCAATTCCATGATTGCCGACCTCTTCCGCGCTGAACGCAGGCCGTTTGCGTACTCGATCTTCGGAACCGCAACCTCGATTTCATCGATCCTGTTCTTCCCGATCGCGGGCTGGATCGGTCAGCAATACGGCTGGAGGCAGATGTTTGTCGCGGCTGGCGTCCCCGGCCTCGTGCTCGCGCTGATCTTCGTATTGACGGTGCGGGAGCCAGTTAGGGGAGCGTCGGAGAAGCGCCGCTATTCCACGACCACACGCGAGCCGTTTTGGGGCAGCGTCCGGTTCCTGGCCGGCTCCCGCGCTTACATTGCGTTGCTCGGCGGCGCGACTCTGATGGGTCTCAATGTTTTCGGCGCCGCGGTTTGGACACCTACCTTTCTCACGCGTGTGCATCATCTCTCACTGGGTCAGGTTGCCGCGACAATTGGTCCGATCCGTGGTGCGTGCGGGGTTGCAGGCGTGTTGCTTGGCGGCATCCTGATCGACCGGCTCGGGCGCCGCGCGCCGCATTGGCGGATGACCCTGCCCGCTATCGCTTGCCTGATCGCGGGTCCGGCCGAAGCCGTGTTTGCGTTTGCGGACGACAAGTCCCTTTGGCTGTCGGCCTTCGCAGTCAGCGGTTTCTTTCTTTTGATCCATCAAGGACCTGTCTTCGCGGCGGTGGTAACCGTTGCCCGTGTCCGCATGCGGGCGGTCGCGACTTCAATCCTCCTTTTTTGCGCAGCTTTGTTCGGGCAAGCTGCGGGACCTCTCGTGATCGGATTCATGAACGATACGCTGAGGTCCAGCTACGGCGACAACGCCATCCGCTATTCGATGCTGTTTATCGCCGCGACCGCCGTGCTCGCCGGTGTGCTGTTTCTGCTCGCCGGGCGGTTCATCGCCGCTGACGCCGAACGGGTCACGGAGTCCTGA
- a CDS encoding reverse transcriptase/maturase family protein codes for MQTATILRRIETLPALSRVGKRINGLHRLMRPRYLYERAYVRVSRNRGAMTPGIDGATFDGMTLEKLDRLARSVAEGRYRPRPVRRVYIPKGNGKLRPLGIPTADDRIVQEVVRTILSAIYEPVFSKHSHGFRAGRSCHTALEEIRHTWTGVKWLIEVDVRGFFDNIDHEILLMLLSRRIDDPLFVGLIEAMLKAGCMEDWKVERTYSGTPQGGVVSPLLANIYLHELDLFMEEMRADFDQGARRRSNPAYLSHSNRIAELRKKIDALRADGAENAEARALQARIKAIKKERLTVSSVDPMDPGFRRLRYCRYADDFLVGVIGSKADAVQIMADIQHFLADRLRLAVSPEKTGVRDASKGSPFLGFHVCA; via the coding sequence ATGCAGACCGCTACTATCCTGAGACGGATCGAGACGCTTCCGGCCCTGTCGCGGGTGGGCAAGCGGATCAATGGTCTTCACCGCCTCATGAGGCCTCGTTACCTTTATGAGCGGGCCTATGTCAGGGTGTCCCGGAACCGGGGCGCAATGACACCGGGCATCGATGGCGCGACGTTCGACGGCATGACGCTGGAGAAACTCGACCGTCTCGCCCGGAGTGTGGCCGAAGGCCGTTACCGCCCTCGCCCTGTGCGGCGGGTCTATATCCCCAAGGGCAATGGTAAGTTACGCCCATTGGGCATCCCGACAGCGGATGACCGCATCGTCCAGGAGGTGGTCCGGACGATCCTCTCGGCAATCTATGAGCCTGTGTTCTCGAAACACAGCCACGGGTTCCGGGCGGGTCGGTCGTGCCACACGGCTCTCGAAGAGATCCGGCACACCTGGACGGGCGTCAAATGGCTGATCGAAGTGGATGTCCGCGGGTTCTTCGACAACATCGACCATGAAATCCTGCTGATGCTGCTCTCGCGCCGGATCGACGATCCTTTGTTCGTCGGCCTGATCGAGGCGATGCTGAAGGCGGGGTGCATGGAAGACTGGAAGGTCGAGCGGACCTATAGCGGAACGCCGCAGGGCGGCGTCGTCTCGCCGCTGCTCGCCAACATCTATCTGCATGAGCTTGATCTGTTCATGGAGGAAATGCGGGCGGACTTTGATCAGGGAGCGCGCAGGCGGTCTAATCCCGCCTATCTCTCGCACTCCAACCGGATCGCCGAACTTCGCAAGAAGATCGATGCTCTTCGTGCCGATGGTGCGGAGAATGCCGAGGCCCGTGCTCTTCAGGCGCGGATCAAGGCCATCAAGAAGGAACGGCTGACAGTGTCGTCGGTCGATCCGATGGACCCCGGCTTCCGCCGCCTTCGCTATTGCCGATATGCCGACGACTTCCTTGTCGGTGTGATCGGCAGCAAGGCGGATGCTGTGCAGATCATGGCCGATATACAGCACTTCCTCGCTGATCGGCTGCGTCTGGCGGTGTCACCGGAGAAGACGGGTGTTCGCGATGCATCGAAGGGATCGCCGTTCCTCGGCTTCCATGTCTGCGCCTGA
- a CDS encoding tyrosine-type recombinase/integrase has translation MSIITVCERREARGLDAHVPLILRGDALYDPDLDRFFLDLPLSGVRSRHSLRAYAYDVVVWLRFLDACGKTVWAATRDDVDAYHRERRRDEADHRITAASWNRAVASLDRLYRWGEQHGLITDAPFSRRAVWRPAHGGRRGMIAARNDAYERVARRSDVRFVTMDDYRIFREVGLRGLTPDGTERPGARDRNGLRNALFADLLVTTGLRLEEASGLLAAELAAIDREDGDAQQLWLPLPPPLTKGDRGRSVLLPRRLLRQIAAYVAVERAAGVAKFAARDGATKLERSIPVTRAGLDRMRDICTPEERCRLILYDEDGSPREPAALWLTEVGQPVRPNSWEVIFTRACNRCAENGFPLSINPHQLRHTFAVHMLALLIQQRLREAALPVGPLESYRLILGDPLQQVQRLLGHASLTTTYIYLDHIATRADTVDAAVEELLALLPGPQGA, from the coding sequence GTGTCGATCATTACTGTTTGCGAGCGCCGCGAGGCCAGGGGCCTCGATGCGCATGTGCCGCTGATCCTGCGCGGCGACGCGCTCTATGATCCCGATCTGGATCGCTTCTTTCTCGACCTGCCGTTGTCGGGCGTCCGCTCGCGGCACTCGCTTCGCGCCTATGCCTATGATGTCGTTGTCTGGCTTCGCTTTCTCGATGCCTGCGGCAAGACCGTGTGGGCTGCGACCCGCGACGATGTCGACGCCTATCATCGTGAGCGACGCCGCGACGAGGCCGATCACCGGATAACGGCCGCAAGCTGGAACCGCGCCGTCGCCAGTCTCGATCGCCTTTACCGATGGGGTGAGCAGCACGGGCTGATCACCGACGCGCCGTTCAGCCGCCGCGCCGTGTGGCGACCGGCGCATGGTGGCCGTCGCGGCATGATCGCGGCGCGCAATGACGCCTATGAACGTGTTGCCAGGCGATCAGATGTGCGGTTCGTCACGATGGACGACTACCGTATTTTCCGCGAGGTCGGCCTGCGCGGCCTTACCCCTGACGGCACCGAGCGCCCCGGCGCGCGCGACCGGAACGGGCTGCGCAACGCGCTGTTTGCCGATCTTCTCGTCACCACCGGCCTGCGCCTCGAAGAGGCGTCGGGCCTGCTCGCCGCCGAGCTCGCGGCGATCGACCGCGAGGACGGCGATGCCCAACAACTTTGGCTGCCTCTCCCGCCACCGCTGACCAAGGGCGACCGGGGACGCAGCGTCCTGCTCCCGCGTCGGCTGCTTCGTCAGATTGCCGCTTACGTCGCCGTCGAGCGCGCAGCGGGCGTGGCCAAGTTCGCCGCGCGAGACGGCGCGACCAAGCTCGAACGATCGATCCCTGTCACCCGCGCCGGTCTCGACCGCATGCGCGATATCTGCACCCCGGAGGAACGATGCCGCCTGATCCTGTACGACGAGGATGGATCGCCCCGCGAGCCGGCGGCGCTGTGGCTGACCGAGGTAGGGCAGCCTGTTCGGCCCAACTCGTGGGAGGTGATCTTCACCCGCGCCTGCAACCGGTGCGCGGAGAACGGCTTCCCGCTGTCGATCAACCCGCACCAGCTTCGCCACACATTCGCAGTCCATATGCTCGCCTTGCTGATCCAGCAGCGGTTGCGCGAAGCGGCATTGCCGGTCGGACCGCTGGAGAGCTATCGGCTGATCCTCGGCGACCCGCTGCAGCAGGTGCAACGCCTGCTTGGCCACGCCAGCCTCACCACCACCTATATCTACCTCGACCATATCGCGACGCGCGCCGATACGGTGGACGCGGCCGTCGAGGAGCTGCTTGCGCTGCTGCCGGGACCGCAGGGCGCATGA
- a CDS encoding malate synthase G, translated as MAQMVDRPGLKVAASLASLIEDRVLPGTGFESGAFWAGVAGIFARFAPWNATLLAKRTDLQARIDAWLVQQGGHPADHAAYQAFLRGIGYIVADPLEHPTGITIAPRNVDAEVTSLAGPQLVVPVLNARFLLNAANARWGSLYDALYGTDALPGPPPGRSFDPARGALVIAWAKGFLDRAVPLAQGRWADLTGKPVLADPSQLVGRAGRNLLFRHNGLHIEVVIDPLHPIGGTDPAGIADVIIEAALTTIVDFEDSVAVVDAKDKVEAYANWLGLMRGDLEATFRKGGNTVVRRLEPDRQYVASDGSNYVLPGRSLLFARNVGHLMTTPAVILRDGSQAPEGILDGIVTSLIALHDLKGKGKFRNSRTGSIYIVKPKMHGPEEVQFTDHLFEAIEDLLGLARYTVKVGLMDEERRTSANLAACIEAVKNRLVFINTGFLDRTGDEIHTSMRAGAMVRKGDMKNSSWIKAYEARNVQIGLACGLSGRAQIGKGMWAAPDRMADMLEQKIAHPLTGATTAWVPSPTAATLHATHYHEVDVFALHPARRAEAVASLDALLTMPVSPGTNWSEQEVRDELQNNVQGILGYVVRWIDQGIGCSKVLDINDIGLMEDRATLRISSQHIANWLLHGVCTKAQIDAAFDKMAAKVDAQNAGDPRYSPMAGRPESMALQAARALVFKGVEQPNGYTEPLLHAWRERVKAEEAAEAGELKRKLGA; from the coding sequence ATGGCGCAGATGGTGGATCGCCCCGGGCTTAAAGTCGCGGCGTCGCTGGCGTCCCTTATTGAAGATCGGGTCCTTCCCGGCACAGGCTTCGAATCCGGAGCCTTTTGGGCTGGCGTTGCAGGTATCTTTGCTCGCTTCGCGCCCTGGAACGCGACGCTTCTCGCCAAGCGAACCGATCTGCAAGCGCGCATCGACGCCTGGCTCGTACAACAGGGTGGCCACCCGGCCGATCACGCCGCCTATCAGGCCTTCTTGCGCGGAATCGGCTACATCGTCGCCGATCCGTTGGAACATCCGACGGGCATCACTATCGCGCCGAGAAATGTCGATGCCGAGGTGACGAGCCTCGCTGGCCCGCAGCTTGTCGTGCCGGTTCTCAATGCACGATTTCTACTGAACGCGGCTAACGCGCGCTGGGGCAGCCTTTACGACGCGCTGTACGGGACTGACGCGTTGCCGGGACCGCCGCCGGGCAGAAGCTTTGACCCGGCGCGCGGCGCTCTGGTGATCGCGTGGGCCAAGGGCTTCCTCGACAGAGCCGTTCCGCTCGCCCAAGGGCGATGGGCGGACCTGACCGGTAAACCGGTGCTGGCGGATCCCTCGCAGCTCGTAGGCCGGGCGGGACGGAACCTGCTGTTTCGCCACAACGGCCTGCACATCGAGGTGGTGATCGATCCTCTTCATCCGATCGGCGGGACGGATCCTGCCGGCATCGCCGATGTCATCATCGAAGCAGCCCTCACCACCATCGTCGACTTTGAGGACTCCGTCGCGGTGGTCGACGCGAAGGACAAGGTCGAGGCCTACGCCAATTGGCTCGGGCTGATGCGGGGCGATCTCGAGGCTACCTTCAGAAAAGGCGGAAACACTGTCGTTCGCAGGCTGGAGCCCGACCGTCAGTATGTCGCCTCGGATGGCTCTAACTATGTACTGCCTGGGCGCAGCCTGCTCTTCGCCCGCAATGTCGGTCATCTCATGACCACGCCGGCGGTCATTCTGCGGGATGGCAGCCAGGCTCCCGAGGGGATTCTCGACGGCATCGTAACGAGCCTTATCGCGCTCCACGATCTGAAGGGGAAAGGGAAGTTCCGGAACAGCCGGACGGGCTCGATCTATATCGTCAAACCCAAGATGCACGGACCAGAGGAGGTGCAGTTCACCGATCACCTGTTCGAAGCAATCGAGGATCTGCTCGGCTTGGCAAGATACACCGTCAAGGTCGGGCTGATGGACGAGGAGCGGCGGACCTCGGCGAACCTCGCCGCATGTATCGAGGCCGTAAAAAATAGGCTCGTCTTCATCAACACGGGCTTCCTGGATCGCACGGGTGATGAAATCCATACGTCGATGCGGGCCGGCGCGATGGTTCGCAAGGGCGATATGAAGAACTCTTCCTGGATCAAGGCTTACGAAGCCCGCAACGTCCAGATCGGCCTCGCCTGCGGGTTGTCTGGCAGAGCCCAGATCGGCAAGGGCATGTGGGCAGCCCCCGACCGCATGGCGGATATGCTGGAGCAGAAGATCGCGCATCCGCTGACAGGTGCGACCACCGCCTGGGTGCCAAGCCCGACCGCCGCTACCCTGCATGCTACCCATTATCATGAGGTGGACGTCTTCGCCCTTCATCCGGCGCGCCGCGCAGAGGCGGTTGCCAGTCTCGACGCGCTGCTGACCATGCCTGTCTCGCCAGGGACGAACTGGTCCGAACAGGAGGTGCGCGACGAACTGCAGAATAACGTCCAAGGAATCCTCGGCTACGTCGTGCGCTGGATCGATCAGGGCATCGGCTGCTCCAAGGTGCTGGATATCAACGATATTGGCCTGATGGAAGATCGCGCGACACTGCGTATCTCCTCGCAGCATATTGCCAACTGGCTGCTGCACGGCGTGTGCACCAAGGCGCAGATTGATGCTGCGTTTGATAAGATGGCCGCCAAGGTCGATGCGCAGAATGCAGGCGATCCGCGCTACTCCCCAATGGCCGGTCGCCCAGAAAGCATGGCGCTGCAGGCGGCTCGGGCGCTGGTGTTCAAGGGGGTCGAGCAGCCGAATGGCTATACCGAGCCACTCCTTCACGCTTGGCGCGAACGAGTGAAAGCAGAGGAAGCGGCGGAAGCCGGCGAGCTCAAAAGAAAGCTGGGAGCTTGA
- a CDS encoding ArdC family protein, with protein MRKTTSRRARCEGAEPNRDEGRASLYDEVTARIVSELEAGRFPWVQPWGRTGGTGPGLPRNALTARSYSGVNVLILWGAVIEHGWSSQSWLTFRQAQDAGGCVRKGEHGVTVVYADRFTPEAEKERAAREGGDPKAVPFLKRFTVFNVAQCEGLRAGLASDPAPLPEREIVPVAEEVIAASGVDFRIGGDRAFYVRSEDFVQVPPQPAFYEQINYYRTCLHELTHATGHPARLARDLTNGFGSKDYAREELVALSGQSAPLATLQ; from the coding sequence ATGCGCAAGACCACCAGCCGCCGTGCCCGCTGCGAGGGTGCCGAACCGAACCGCGACGAGGGTCGCGCCAGCCTCTATGACGAGGTGACGGCGCGGATCGTTTCCGAACTCGAAGCCGGGCGTTTCCCTTGGGTCCAGCCTTGGGGACGGACGGGCGGGACCGGCCCCGGCCTGCCGAGAAATGCGCTCACCGCGCGCAGCTATTCGGGCGTCAACGTGCTGATCCTGTGGGGCGCGGTGATCGAGCATGGCTGGTCTTCGCAATCGTGGCTGACCTTCCGGCAGGCGCAGGACGCGGGCGGATGCGTGCGCAAGGGCGAGCATGGCGTGACCGTCGTCTATGCCGACCGCTTCACCCCCGAGGCCGAGAAGGAACGCGCCGCGCGCGAGGGGGGCGACCCCAAGGCGGTGCCGTTCCTCAAGCGGTTCACCGTCTTCAATGTCGCGCAGTGCGAAGGGCTTCGCGCCGGGCTGGCGTCCGATCCCGCGCCGCTGCCCGAGCGCGAGATCGTGCCCGTCGCCGAGGAGGTGATTGCCGCATCGGGGGTCGATTTCCGCATCGGCGGCGACCGCGCCTTCTATGTCCGGAGCGAGGATTTCGTGCAGGTGCCGCCGCAGCCCGCCTTCTACGAGCAGATCAACTATTACCGGACCTGCCTGCACGAACTGACCCATGCCACCGGGCACCCCGCACGGCTGGCGCGTGACCTGACCAACGGCTTCGGCAGCAAGGACTATGCCCGCGAGGAACTGGTCGCCTTATCTGGACAGTCTGCGCCGCTCGCAACTTTGCAGTAA